Proteins encoded by one window of Enterococcus saccharolyticus subsp. saccharolyticus:
- a CDS encoding aldo/keto reductase has protein sequence MVTINQKAIFPIGLGTWHMGDDPQKRTQEIQALRAGLDYGATVIDTAEMYGEGNAERLVGEAIQPYHREDLYLISKVYPWHASREQLPICLDHSLQRLGTDYLDMYLLHWRGNIPLVETVEALEKAKQAGKIRAWGVSNFDVADMEELMRVTNGQNCQTNQVLYNLSERGIEFDLLPYMQQHQLPLIAYSPIAQGDSLGGHLTEQRVLQEIAHQHQVDIFQVILAWCIRDGQTLAIPQSSSVAHTISNIQAGHLQLTEEELALIDALYPAPTNKQPLAIL, from the coding sequence ATGGTAACAATCAATCAGAAGGCTATTTTTCCAATTGGTTTGGGGACTTGGCATATGGGGGATGATCCTCAAAAAAGAACACAAGAAATTCAAGCGTTGCGTGCTGGTTTAGATTATGGCGCAACAGTCATCGATACGGCGGAAATGTATGGTGAAGGCAATGCGGAACGTTTGGTTGGAGAAGCGATTCAACCTTATCATCGCGAAGACCTTTATTTGATTTCGAAAGTATATCCATGGCATGCTTCTCGTGAGCAATTGCCGATTTGTTTAGATCATAGTTTACAACGACTAGGGACAGACTATTTGGATATGTATTTACTTCATTGGCGTGGCAACATTCCCTTGGTTGAAACGGTTGAAGCGTTAGAAAAAGCGAAACAAGCAGGCAAAATTCGTGCGTGGGGTGTTTCTAATTTTGACGTAGCTGATATGGAAGAGTTAATGCGGGTGACAAATGGACAAAATTGTCAAACGAATCAAGTTTTATATAATTTGAGTGAGCGCGGAATTGAGTTTGACTTATTACCATATATGCAGCAACACCAACTGCCATTAATTGCTTATTCACCGATTGCACAAGGTGATAGCTTAGGTGGACATTTAACCGAGCAACGTGTCTTACAAGAAATTGCGCACCAGCATCAAGTAGATATTTTTCAAGTTATCTTAGCTTGGTGTATCCGCGATGGACAAACGCTTGCGATTCCTCAATCTAGTAGTGTGGCACATACGATTAGCAATATTCAAGCAGGACATCTTCAACTAACGGAGGAAGAATTGGCACTAATTGATGCTTTGTATCCCGCACCAACGAATAAACAGCCTTTAGCTATATTATAA
- a CDS encoding carbohydrate-binding domain-containing protein, whose product MNKRKKGLTAATLALAVTVIAACSQTESSQAESAALETNTSIVATTSTSTATTETLVQTKTSDTADVDWDALETTEVDLTDEGLNITEAGTYILSGETTGQVTVNTEGNVRIILNNATITSSEGAAISIENAEKTVLELADGTTNTVEDAATRSDEEIDGAIYSSDDMIITGQGILNVTANFEDGIVGKDDLWIESGTINVTSVDGGIRGKDSLTVSGGALTIDAGGDGIKSSNDTDLGKGQLTISGGEITITSGDDAVKAEQNIWITGGTLDIETSVEGIEAPVIVIDDGDVTIYATDDGINASASEIITTDLSLTINGGNVIVEVGQGDTDALDSNGDLTIAGGVVTLTAQSAVDYDGTGSFTGGTLIVNGETLTDLPEGGMMGGPGGNMGGGPGGNGNP is encoded by the coding sequence ATGAATAAGCGTAAAAAAGGATTAACCGCAGCTACTTTAGCACTTGCAGTAACAGTGATTGCCGCTTGCAGTCAAACAGAAAGTAGTCAAGCAGAGTCCGCTGCATTAGAAACAAATACCAGTATTGTAGCTACGACATCAACCTCTACCGCGACAACTGAAACACTCGTACAAACTAAAACGAGTGATACTGCTGACGTCGATTGGGATGCTTTGGAAACGACAGAAGTTGACTTAACCGATGAAGGGTTAAACATTACTGAAGCTGGTACGTACATTTTGAGTGGTGAAACCACTGGTCAAGTGACCGTTAATACAGAAGGCAATGTACGAATTATTTTAAACAATGCAACCATTACAAGCAGTGAAGGAGCAGCTATCTCAATTGAAAATGCAGAAAAAACAGTTTTAGAATTAGCAGATGGCACAACCAATACAGTCGAAGATGCGGCGACACGTAGTGATGAAGAAATTGATGGAGCGATCTACTCATCAGATGATATGATAATTACAGGTCAAGGAATATTGAACGTCACAGCCAATTTTGAAGACGGAATTGTAGGTAAAGATGACTTATGGATTGAATCGGGTACTATTAATGTTACGAGCGTAGATGGTGGGATTCGAGGCAAAGATTCCTTAACCGTTTCTGGTGGAGCCTTGACTATTGATGCAGGTGGCGATGGCATCAAATCAAGCAATGACACAGATTTAGGAAAAGGTCAGTTAACCATTAGTGGTGGTGAAATCACCATTACTTCAGGAGATGATGCGGTTAAAGCAGAGCAAAATATCTGGATTACAGGAGGAACTTTAGATATTGAGACTAGTGTAGAAGGTATTGAAGCACCTGTGATTGTTATTGATGATGGGGATGTGACTATCTACGCAACAGATGATGGTATCAACGCTTCTGCCTCTGAGATTATCACAACTGATTTAAGTTTAACTATTAATGGTGGCAATGTGATTGTAGAAGTCGGCCAAGGAGATACTGATGCGTTAGACAGTAACGGCGATTTGACTATTGCTGGCGGTGTGGTGACTTTAACCGCCCAATCTGCAGTCGACTATGATGGCACAGGCAGCTTTACTGGTGGAACCTTAATTGTGAATGGTGAAACGCTAACAGATTTACCAGAAGGTGGCATGATGGGTGGCCCTGGAGGTAATATGGGTGGCGGACCTGGCGGCAATGGAAACCCCTAA
- the map gene encoding type I methionyl aminopeptidase has product MTIIKSERELDLMRKAGKIVAECHQLVREIIRPGITTLEIDAVVEKTIREKGAIPSFINHHDFSYSICSAPNDVICHGFPDNQPLKEGDVITIDIGACYQGYHGDSGWTYAVGTVSEDIQMIMEHCERSLYLGIQEAVAGQRIGDIGYVIDHYAREHHYGNVYDFTGHGVGREIWEEPTVPHYGIRNKGARLKKGMVIAIEPMFTLGKTANYTEDDGWTVRTVDHSICVQYEHTVAITENGPEILTKL; this is encoded by the coding sequence ATGACCATCATTAAATCAGAACGTGAATTAGACTTAATGCGTAAAGCTGGAAAAATTGTCGCTGAATGTCATCAATTAGTTCGTGAAATTATACGCCCAGGAATCACCACTTTAGAAATTGATGCAGTCGTCGAAAAAACAATTCGTGAGAAAGGAGCAATTCCTAGTTTTATCAATCATCATGATTTTTCGTATTCGATTTGTTCTGCACCAAATGATGTGATTTGTCATGGCTTTCCAGATAACCAACCATTGAAAGAAGGCGATGTGATTACCATTGATATTGGTGCATGTTATCAAGGTTATCATGGTGATTCTGGTTGGACATATGCAGTTGGGACAGTGAGTGAAGACATTCAGATGATAATGGAACATTGCGAAAGAAGTCTCTACTTAGGTATTCAAGAAGCAGTAGCAGGGCAACGAATTGGAGATATTGGGTACGTGATTGATCATTATGCAAGAGAACACCATTATGGCAATGTGTATGACTTTACCGGACATGGTGTTGGTCGAGAAATTTGGGAAGAGCCTACTGTTCCACATTATGGCATTCGTAACAAAGGTGCCCGATTGAAAAAAGGAATGGTAATTGCTATTGAACCTATGTTTACTTTAGGAAAAACGGCAAATTATACGGAGGACGATGGCTGGACAGTTCGAACAGTGGATCATTCGATTTGTGTGCAATATGAACATACAGTTGCTATTACAGAAAATGGGCCAGAAATTCTGACGAAATTATAA
- the proS gene encoding proline--tRNA ligase, with protein MAEQKNDFTEWYLQTVQKAELMSYSPVRGSIIFRPDGFELWEHIQEEFNKFLRSEGIRNAYFPMLIPKSFFMKEADHIEGFAPELPWVTEVGDEKLEEPLALRPTSETMIGTAFSDWINSYRDLPYEINQWANVFRWEKKTLPFLRTSEFLWQEGHTAHADADDARKRTLRVLDEYARLCEEFLAIPVYKGEKTPSERFAGAEETYSIEAMMKDGKAVQAGTSHYMGTKFAEAFDITYLNKENKHVHAHTTSWGVSTRLLGSLIMTHGDENGLVFPPTIAPTQIVLMPVGPWKKNPAIMEKLDEIFAAFKAEGFRVRLDDSDNSPGYKFNEWELKGACVRIECGPRDLENGHVMVKVRDLSDKEKVSFEELTTYVKEQLAIMPNRLLEAARARNKENEHYDIETLDDLKAHIENCKAEDKVTGFVLIGWDGSEETEAKIKEETGFTTRNIPFDVPMEKTVDIVSGKPAKHTVWIARAY; from the coding sequence GCTCAATCATCTTCCGTCCCGATGGTTTTGAATTATGGGAACACATTCAAGAGGAGTTCAATAAGTTTCTCCGTAGCGAAGGAATTCGTAACGCCTATTTCCCAATGTTAATTCCAAAAAGTTTCTTTATGAAAGAAGCTGACCATATCGAAGGTTTCGCTCCAGAACTTCCTTGGGTCACTGAAGTTGGTGATGAAAAATTAGAAGAACCTTTAGCATTGCGTCCAACTTCTGAAACGATGATTGGAACAGCTTTTTCTGATTGGATTAATTCTTACCGTGATTTACCTTACGAAATTAACCAATGGGCTAACGTCTTCCGCTGGGAAAAGAAAACTTTACCGTTCTTACGTACGTCTGAATTTTTATGGCAAGAAGGACATACTGCACACGCTGATGCTGACGATGCGCGCAAACGTACGTTACGTGTTTTAGATGAATACGCACGTTTATGCGAAGAGTTTCTAGCAATCCCTGTCTATAAAGGTGAAAAAACACCGTCTGAACGTTTTGCCGGTGCAGAAGAAACGTATTCAATCGAAGCAATGATGAAAGATGGAAAAGCTGTACAAGCCGGAACTTCTCATTACATGGGGACAAAATTTGCCGAAGCTTTTGACATCACATATCTAAATAAAGAAAATAAACACGTTCATGCACACACTACGTCATGGGGCGTTTCAACACGTTTATTAGGTTCATTAATCATGACTCATGGGGATGAAAATGGTTTAGTCTTCCCACCAACAATTGCCCCAACACAAATTGTCTTAATGCCAGTTGGTCCTTGGAAGAAAAATCCAGCAATTATGGAAAAATTAGATGAAATTTTTGCTGCATTCAAAGCGGAAGGTTTCCGTGTACGCTTAGATGATAGCGACAATTCACCAGGTTATAAATTCAACGAATGGGAATTAAAAGGTGCCTGCGTCCGCATCGAATGTGGTCCTCGTGACTTAGAAAACGGTCATGTCATGGTCAAAGTTCGTGACCTTTCAGATAAAGAAAAAGTCAGCTTTGAAGAATTAACAACCTACGTGAAAGAACAATTAGCAATTATGCCAAACCGCTTATTGGAAGCAGCACGTGCACGTAATAAAGAAAATGAACATTATGACATCGAAACCTTAGATGACTTAAAAGCACACATTGAAAACTGTAAAGCAGAAGATAAAGTAACTGGTTTTGTCCTAATTGGTTGGGATGGATCAGAAGAAACAGAAGCCAAAATCAAAGAAGAAACTGGCTTCACTACACGTAACATTCCATTTGACGTTCCAATGGAAAAAACAGTGGATATTGTGAGCGGTAAACCAGCAAAACATACTGTATGGATTGCTCGCGCTTATTAA